Proteins encoded by one window of Misgurnus anguillicaudatus chromosome 4, ASM2758022v2, whole genome shotgun sequence:
- the LOC129420886 gene encoding alpha-N-acetylgalactosaminide alpha-2,6-sialyltransferase 2-like — MMIQLPRRLLLCFIALVGIGLFALFVVCMELQIQMPWEKPTSFNIKHYRYNENNSLNYQQSSENELKISVKQSDLPDPSTTKYTQPHITNLNTIASRTVPEDGTEIFIPVKPTIAEYFGDQYAVDDVPSQTDCPNNIRKRVLQTNFSETFLQTIPVLQWAKHFTPEEYQRLKRYSGAHGWGGVSVDVLNSSLGILNTSANRLMFDDWEQRKSRSQCIRCAVVGNGGILNGSKKGKEIDEHDYVFRVNGAILKGFEEDVGSRTSFYTFSTNTMRNSLRGYGGLGFKGPPVSNETRYIFLPDHDRDYILMRAAATHTVIEEGPERSTTPPKYFGENVTVKNFKMYHPDFVRYLRNRFLYSNLLKTGARRYYRPTTGAVMLLAALHTCDQVDAYGYMTPNWTSFSDHYYDRTIKPVRFYANHDMRMEMRLWKQLHEAGLINLFTRN; from the exons ATGATGATCCAGCTTCCCCGGAGACTGCTGCTATGTTTCATAGCTTTGGTGGGAATCGGATTGTTTGCATTATTTGTAGTGTGCATGGAACTGCAGATTCAAATGCCATGGGAAAAACCAACCAGCTTCAACATAAAACACTACAG GTACAATGAAAACAATAGTTTGAACTATCAACAATCTTCTGAAAATGAACTGAAGATTTCAGTTAAACAATCAGATCTTCCAGATCCGTCAaccacaaaatacacacaaccTCACATTACAAATCTAAACACAATCGCTTCCAGGACAGTGCCAGAAGATGGGACAGAAATATTCATCCCAGTAAAACCCACTATTGCAGAATATTTTGGTGACCAGTATGCTGTGGATGATGTTCCTTCACAAACA gaCTGTCCAAACAATATCAGAAAGCGTGTACTTCAGACCAACTTCTCTGAGACGTTTCTACAAACAATTCCAGTCCTGCAGTGGGCAAAGCATTTTACTCCAGAAGAGTACCAGCGATTGAAACGTTATAGTGGAGCTCATGGCTGGGGAGGTGTTTCTGTCGATG TGTTGAATAGCTCACTGGGAATTTTAAACACATCCGCAAATCGGTTAATGTTTGACGACTGGGAGCAAAGGAAAAGCAGATCGCAGTGCATCCGCTGTGCCGTGGTGGGAAACGGAGGAATACTGAATGGATCAAAAAAAGGCAAAGAGATTGATGAGCACGATTATGTGTTCAG GGTGAATGGTGCGATTTTAAAGGGGTTTGAGGAGGATGTAGGATCTCGAACATCTTTTTATACATTCTCAACAAACACCATGCGAAACTCCTTACGTGGTTATGGTGGATTGGGCTTCAAGGGACCACCAGTATCCAAT GAGACCAGATACATTTTTTTGCCAGATCACGACCGAGACTACATTCTTATGAGAGCGGCTGCCACACATACAGTCATTGAAGAAGGCCCTGAGCGCAGCACAAC ACCACCTAAATACTTTGGTGAAAATGTGACGGTGAAAAACTTCAAAATGTACCACCCGGATTTTGTCCGTTATCTTAGAAACAG GTTCTTGTATTCAAACCTTTTGAAAACAGGTGCAAGAAGGTATTACAGACCAACAACAGGGGCGGTGATGCTCCTGGCTGCTCTTCATACGTGTGATCAG GTTGACGCATACGGGTATATGACTCCAAACTGGACTTCATTCTCGGACCACTACTATGACAGAACGATAAAGCCTGTGCGTTTTTACGCCAATCATGACATGCGTATGGAGATGAGGTTGTGGAAGCAATTGCATGAGGCCGGACTGATAAATCTCTTCACGCGTAACTGA